Proteins encoded by one window of Bacillus rossius redtenbacheri isolate Brsri chromosome 3, Brsri_v3, whole genome shotgun sequence:
- the LOC134531238 gene encoding uncharacterized protein LOC134531238 → MKRKKDSVIDAHLKQKKREAMRRYRTKKAEKCSTNGKTPEKALGSYKCTSSLRKAVKKLQSALPSSPTKKRAVVHQLVKYIFSKAGQTLCATEKSPTLRALKPETEKKVRDFYNSDEISWQAPGKRDYKLIKNVETGEKVQEQKSYILMKVDEALALFKEKCNDAESRSKFYQLRPQNVLPLFVYSTRKLYFSDCFSTESFTHKSIIDAICCDPNSERCMTSKCENCHYDVSVLLKLECDSLQKVTWKKWGKSEDGSLKVLKNISTLAVVVQEMNDTLKSFKKHTYVKSQLFEYFDKKKQNLGKCEAVIQVDYAENYSHTPQDEIQSAHWHHSQTTVFTCCIWYINDKVK, encoded by the coding sequence ATGAAACGAAAGAAGGATAGTGTAATTGATGCTCATTTAAAACAGAAGAAACGTGAAGCTATGAGAAGATACAGAACAAAGAAAGCAGAGAAGTGCAGTACAAACGGGAAAACACCGGAAAAAGCTTTAGGTTCCTACAAATGCACAAGTTCATTAAGAAAAGCAGTTAAGAAATTACAGTCAGCTCTTCCTTCCAGTCCTACCAAGAAAAGAGCTGTAGTTCACCAGTTAGTGAAATACATTTTCAGTAAAGCCGGTCAAACATTGTGTGCAACTGAGAAATCTCCAACATTGAGAGCACTAAAACCAGAGACAGAGAAAAAGGTTAGAGACTTTTATAACAGTGATGAAATAAGTTGGCAAGCACCTGGTAAACGAgactacaaattaataaaaaatgtagaaACAGGAGAAAAAGTGCAAGAACAGAAGAGCTACATTCTGATGAAAGTAGATGAGGCTCTTGCACTTTTTAAAGAAAAGTGCAATGATGCTGAAAGTAGATCTAAATTTTATCAACTACGTCCACAGAACGTCCTTCCTTTGTTTGTGTATAGTACACGCAAACTTTATTTTTCTGACTGTTTCTCAACTGAATCCTTTACCCACAAATCCATTATTGATGCCATCTGCTGTGATCCTAACAGTGAAAGATGCATGACAAGTAAGTGTGAAAATTGTCATTATGATGTGTCTGTACTTCTAAAACTAGAATGTGACTCCTTGCAGAAAGTAACATGGAAGAAATGGGGAAAATCTGAAGATGGTAGTTTGAAAGTCTTGAAGAACATTTCCACTCTTGCTGTTGTTGTTCAGGAAATGAACGACACACTTAAATCCTTCAAAAAACACACGTATGTAAAATCTCAACTATTTGAGTACTTTGATAAAAAGAAACAGAACCTTGGAAAATGTGAGGCTGTTATTCAGGTGGACTATGCGGAAAACTATAGCCACACCCCGCAAGATGAAATTCAGAGTGCACACTGGCACCACTCACAAACAACTGTATTCACATGCTGTATTTGGTATATAAATGATAAGGTTAAGTAA